The following proteins come from a genomic window of Peromyscus eremicus chromosome 23, PerEre_H2_v1, whole genome shotgun sequence:
- the LOC131898596 gene encoding claudin-13-like, producing MGHRELEAAGFSLVLLGWLVAIISCSLPLWRVMKVSEETSLWEGLWNLCDAERLRNVSCMPYNSLLVMPQELRGSRVLVVICIIIISMGLLLYMIRDKLITDESNMNNEGKIKMAASGLFLGAGLLLLVSVSWVTHNVIIGMDNSTKFHQWKPEMGASVYLGWLSSLLLLLGGALLGGTLQ from the coding sequence ATGGGTCACCGTGAACTGGAAGCAGCCGGCTTCTCTCTGGTCTTGCTGGGCTGGCTAGTGGCCATTATCAGCTGTAGCCTGCCCTTGTGGCGTGTGATGAAAGTTTCTGAAGAGACCAGCCTTTGGGAGGGCCTATGGAACCTCTGTGATGCGGAAAGACTCCGGAACGTGAGCTGCATGCCCTACAACTCACTCCTGGTCATGCCACAGGAGCTGCGGGGGTCTCGAGTTCTAGTGGTCATCTGCATCATCATCATCTCGATGGGTTTGCTGCTGTACATGATCAGAGATAAGCTCATCACAGATGAGTCAAATATGAACAATGAAGGAAAGATCAAGATGGCGGCAAGTGGGTTGTTCCTGGGGGCTGGTCTGCTGCTGCTGGTGTCTGTGTCCTGGGTTACACACAACGTCATCATTGGCATGGACAACTCTACAAAGTTCCACCAGTGGAAACCAGAGATGGGAGCCTCAGTCTACCTGGGCTGGCTCAGCTCCCTGCTGCTTCTCCTGGGAGGGGCCCTGCTGGGAGGGACACTGCAGTAG